A region of the Bacteroidota bacterium genome:
CGATAGAAATAAACTCCGCTTGTAAGATTTGAAGCATTAAACTCAACTTCATAACTCCCTGCTGTTTTATATTCATTTAGTAGTGCGACAACTTCATTACCTAATAAATCATAAACTTTTAAAGTTTGATGACCGCTAACTGGCGACTGCCACTTAATTACCGTACTCGGATTAAACGGGTTAGGGTAGTTCTGATTTAGGTAAAATTGATTTGGATTGTTATAGTTATTTTTTACTCCAACTCCTGTTGAATATTTAGCAATAACTCCATAATCCGAAACAAGCCATCCATTACTAATATCAGCAAATGAGATGCTAAATATACTTGATGTTACAGGTACGTTTTGAATAGACCATGAATTACCGGCATCTGTAGTATGAATTACTTTTCGGGATCCCATTCCATCATCGGTTCCAATCCATCCAATAGTTGAACTTATAAAATGCAAAGCCTTGCTATTTGGATTTGTATTCATACTCGGATGAGAAATTCTATGCCAATTGGTACCACCATTTGAAGTTTTGAATATTTTTCCTTTTGACCCGACAACCCAACCGTTATTTACATCCGTAAAGTGTAAAGCGTTTAACGCACCTTGAGTTGTGTCAACATACTGAGTCGTCCAATTAACACCTCCATCGGAGGTTTGTAAAATTACATACGGCGGAGGTATATCAGGACCTACATTTATTGCAAAACCATCGTTTGCATTTATGAAATAGGGAAGTATGAATGAACCTGAAGAAATTGGATTCCAATTAGTGCCGCCATCAGTAGTTTTATAAAGGCTACCGGAAACCGTTCCTAAATTAGCAACAGCGAGCCATCCTGTTGTTGCATCAACAAACTGTATGTAGAAACCGAAATCTCCATTTGATTGCGATAATACCTTTCTTGTCCAATTATTGCCTCCATCAATTGTCTTATATACAACTGCACCGCGTGTATCGCCAAAATCGGTCCCAAAGGACTTTAACACCCAGCCGGTTGATGTATCAATAAAACTTAAATTAACTGCCGGATCTGAAAATGACCAAACAGTATCTATTGTTGACATTGTTTGAACAGACCATACTGATCCGCTATTTGTGGTAGAGAGTAATTTTGAACTATTTGAAACAGAAATCCATCCGTGTATTGGACTAACAAATTGTACTTTACCAAGATTT
Encoded here:
- a CDS encoding YCF48-related protein, whose product is MKLSLLICVVTCLLFTNVNAQTGWTLQTNPLGTSNLGKVQFVSPIHGWISVSNSSKLLSTTNSGSVWSVQTMSTIDTVWSFSDPAVNLSFIDTSTGWVLKSFGTDFGDTRGAVVYKTIDGGNNWTRKVLSQSNGDFGFYIQFVDATTGWLAVANLGTVSGSLYKTTDGGTNWNPISSGSFILPYFINANDGFAINVGPDIPPPYVILQTSDGGVNWTTQYVDTTQGALNALHFTDVNNGWVVGSKGKIFKTSNGGTNWHRISHPSMNTNPNSKALHFISSTIGWIGTDDGMGSRKVIHTTDAGNSWSIQNVPVTSSIFSISFADISNGWLVSDYGVIAKYSTGVGVKNNYNNPNQFYLNQNYPNPFNPSTVIKWQSPVSGHQTLKVYDLLGNEVVALLNEYKTAGSYEVEFNASNLTSGVYFYRLTAGTFTETKKLVLLR